One Setaria italica strain Yugu1 chromosome II, Setaria_italica_v2.0, whole genome shotgun sequence DNA segment encodes these proteins:
- the LOC101754532 gene encoding RHOMBOID-like protein 10, chloroplastic isoform X1, whose product MASWLLLPLPSFPWLPPPPPPGSSSGGRGGGGGGGDGGDWRPNVVAAFAGAQVGSALRRRFAGLLRSPEVRHLEALPNMGDICFGGSHSFATHPILGALGNVFPASYVCSFTLFNGNGSGGTYIGKGKVLSRRPRRIDSKKRLWTNVLLAINVLAYIAQVASQGKLLMWGAKINSLIDRGQFWRLATSSLLHANVTHLAFNCFSLNSIGPMVEMLSGPRRFIAVYISSALAGSLMSYRCCESPAVGASGAIFGLVGAHAVYMWRHRSYFGNARESLEHIGRVVVLNMGMGLLSRGIDNWGHLGGLLGGVAVAWFLGPAWQYQYVGKDGRVVFKDRAPVLRLIKG is encoded by the exons gctccccctcccctccttcccctGGCTtccccctccgccaccgcccggatcctcctccggcggccgcggcggagggggcgggggcggagacggcggcgactGGAGGCCCAACGTCGTCGCGGCCTTCGCCGGCGCGCAGGTCGGcagcgccctccgccgccgcttcgcgggcctcctccgctcgccg GAGGTGCGACATCTTGAAGCCTTGCCGAACATGGGTGACATTTGTTTTGGGGGATCACACTCATTTGCAACACACCCAATTCTTGGCGCGTTGGGGAATGTGTTCCCTGCGTCATATGTTTGCAGCTTCACTCTATTCAATGGGAATGGGTCAGGTGGGACATACATCGGCAAAGGAAAGGTGCTGTCTAGACGACCTCGCAGAATTGATTCGAAGAAGAGGCTGTGGACTAATGTTCTTCTTGCTATTAATGTCCT GGCTTATATCGCTCAGGTAGCATCACAAGGAAAGCTTCTTATGTGGGGAGCCAAG ATCAACAGTCTGATTGATAGAGGACAATTTTGGCGTTTGGCAACATCATCTCTCCTTCACGCAAATGTCACTCACCTTGCT TTCAATTGTTTCTCTTTAAACTCAATTGGGCCCATGGTGGAAATGCTAAGTGGTCCTAGAAGATTTATTGCTGTTTATATCAGTTCAGCGCTGGCAG GTTCACTGATGAGTTATCGCTGTTGTGAGTCACCTGCTGTTGGTGCGTCAGGTGCCATTTTTGGATTG GTTGGCGCCCATGCAGTTTATATGTGGAGGCATAGAAGTTATTTTGGCAATGCAAGGGAAAGTTTAGAGCATATCGGGCGTGTGGTTGTCTTGAATATG GGTATGGGCCTCCTTTCAAGGGGAATTGATAACTGGGGTCAT CTGGGAGGCTTGCTAGGGGGAGTTGCTGTGGCATGGTTCCTAGGTCCGGCATGGCAATATCAGTATGTGGGAAAGGATGGCAGAGTGGTTTTCAAAGACAGGGCTCCAGTCCTCCGGCTAATAAAGGGGTAG
- the LOC101754532 gene encoding RHOMBOID-like protein 10, chloroplastic isoform X2, translated as MASWLLLPLPSFPWLPPPPPPGSSSGGRGGGGGGGDGGDWRPNVVAAFAGAQEVRHLEALPNMGDICFGGSHSFATHPILGALGNVFPASYVCSFTLFNGNGSGGTYIGKGKVLSRRPRRIDSKKRLWTNVLLAINVLAYIAQVASQGKLLMWGAKINSLIDRGQFWRLATSSLLHANVTHLAFNCFSLNSIGPMVEMLSGPRRFIAVYISSALAGSLMSYRCCESPAVGASGAIFGLVGAHAVYMWRHRSYFGNARESLEHIGRVVVLNMGMGLLSRGIDNWGHLGGLLGGVAVAWFLGPAWQYQYVGKDGRVVFKDRAPVLRLIKG; from the exons gctccccctcccctccttcccctGGCTtccccctccgccaccgcccggatcctcctccggcggccgcggcggagggggcgggggcggagacggcggcgactGGAGGCCCAACGTCGTCGCGGCCTTCGCCGGCGCGCAG GAGGTGCGACATCTTGAAGCCTTGCCGAACATGGGTGACATTTGTTTTGGGGGATCACACTCATTTGCAACACACCCAATTCTTGGCGCGTTGGGGAATGTGTTCCCTGCGTCATATGTTTGCAGCTTCACTCTATTCAATGGGAATGGGTCAGGTGGGACATACATCGGCAAAGGAAAGGTGCTGTCTAGACGACCTCGCAGAATTGATTCGAAGAAGAGGCTGTGGACTAATGTTCTTCTTGCTATTAATGTCCT GGCTTATATCGCTCAGGTAGCATCACAAGGAAAGCTTCTTATGTGGGGAGCCAAG ATCAACAGTCTGATTGATAGAGGACAATTTTGGCGTTTGGCAACATCATCTCTCCTTCACGCAAATGTCACTCACCTTGCT TTCAATTGTTTCTCTTTAAACTCAATTGGGCCCATGGTGGAAATGCTAAGTGGTCCTAGAAGATTTATTGCTGTTTATATCAGTTCAGCGCTGGCAG GTTCACTGATGAGTTATCGCTGTTGTGAGTCACCTGCTGTTGGTGCGTCAGGTGCCATTTTTGGATTG GTTGGCGCCCATGCAGTTTATATGTGGAGGCATAGAAGTTATTTTGGCAATGCAAGGGAAAGTTTAGAGCATATCGGGCGTGTGGTTGTCTTGAATATG GGTATGGGCCTCCTTTCAAGGGGAATTGATAACTGGGGTCAT CTGGGAGGCTTGCTAGGGGGAGTTGCTGTGGCATGGTTCCTAGGTCCGGCATGGCAATATCAGTATGTGGGAAAGGATGGCAGAGTGGTTTTCAAAGACAGGGCTCCAGTCCTCCGGCTAATAAAGGGGTAG
- the LOC101754938 gene encoding uncharacterized protein LOC101754938 isoform X1, which yields MGKPVDVELGGAGGLGIAGGGGGGGGCVGGCGAIGRAVSFRCVFVLLLAAGVLVPALFLLVPSRHEGYVSDDPDVLAAEIKVGFTLEKPVSFLTSHIDKLGNDIFEEIGVPNSKISIVSMQPLTSKYSTNVVFGVLPYPKDAAISLPALSVLKSSLIEMMLQHVNLSLTPSLFGHPSSFELMRFPGGITVIPSQPGSPWADTYPLFNFVLNNSIYQILGNLTELKDQLKLGLNLRSYEKIYLQFRNEIGSSIEAPATIDALVLDGSSNLLPDRLKQLAQLITEPDVGNLGLNHSVFGKVKGVQLSSYLQHKISDLSPSPSPSPSPSPSPSPSQSPIPSMPPSLSPFGNNPHPSPPTYMNPNHPPQALPPSRSRYPCFPCFRCNRFPPAGSPIVKPPCIGRDPKLPPFMHSPKPSAVPSPPNPNRFPKTVPRPTSPMMPVPSPSVFHHSVPPRKKQNSKASNVPSIAPSPYIMLNWISGLLGLLVMHHQENPARRQSHSACNFAASSITMSCDHGL from the exons ATGGGGAAGCCCGTCGATGtggagctcggcggcgcggggggcCTCGGGatcgcgggcggcgggggcgggggcggaggctgCGTGGGAGGCTGCGGCGCGATCGGGCGGGCGGTGTCGTTCCGGTGCGTGTTCGTGCTCCTGCTCGCCGCGGGGGTGCTCGTCCCGGCGCTGTTCCTGCTCGTGCCCTCGCGCCACGAGGGGTACGTCTCCGACGACCCCGACGTGCTCGCCG CTGAAATCAAAGTTGGTTTCACTTTGGAAAAGCCAGTGTCATTCCTTACTTCTCACATAGACAAACTAGGGAATGACATATTTGAAGAGATTGGTGTACCTAATAGCAAG ATTTCCATTGTTTCAATGCAGCCCTTAACCTCTAAATACTCCACAAATGTTGTTTTTGGTGTCCTTCCTTATCCAAAAGATGCTGCGATAAGTTTGCCAGCCCTAAGTGTGCTAAAATCATCCTTGATAGAGATGATGCTCCAGCATGTGAACCTATCCTTAACACCATCACTTTTTGGGCATCCATCTTCCTTTGAACTGATGAGGTTCCCTGGAGGAATTACTGTCATACCTTCACAGCCTGGTTCTCCATGGGCGGATACATACCCCCTATTCAACTTTGTGTTGAACAACTCCATTTATCAGATCCTGGGTAATCTTACGGAGCTAAAGGATCAGCTGAAACTTGGATTAAACTTGAGGTCATATGAG AAAATATATTTGCAGTTCAGGAATGAGATTGGTTCTTCAATTGAAGCTCCAGCAACTATTGATGCATTGGTGTTAGATGGAAGCAGTAATCTTTTACCAGATAGATTGAAACAACTAGCTCAGCTAATCACAGAACCTGATGTAGGTAATCTTGGCCTTAATCACTCTGTATTTGGTAAAGTAAAGGGTGTTCAGCTGTCATCATACCTACAACACAAGATCTCTGATTTATCTCCTAGTCCATCTCCTTCgccttctccatctccatctccatcaccatcacaatcacctattccaagtatgccaccatCCTTGTCACCTTTTGGGAACAACCCCCACCCTTCACCTCCGACATATATGAACCCGAACCACCCTCCTCAGGCTTTGCCCCCTTCACGGAGCAGATACCCTTGCTTTCCATGTTTTAGATGTAATCGCTTTCCTCCAGCTGGTAGTCCAATTGTAAAACCTCCTTGCATTGGTAGAGACCCTAAGCTACCCCCATTTATGCATTCGCCAAAGCCATCTGCTGTTCCTTCCCCTCCAAACCCCAATCGTTTTCCAAAAACAGTCCCTAGACCCACTTCTCCAATGATGCCAGTACCTTCACCCTCGGTGTTTCATCATTCGGTACCCCCAAGGAAGAAGCAGAACAGCAAAGCATCTAATGTCCCTTCAATAGCTCCATCACCGTATA TTATGCTTAACTGGATATCTGGGTTGCTTGGACTGTTGGTCATGCATCATCAGGAAAATCCAGCCAGAAGACAGAGTCACAGTGCCTGCAATTTTGCTGCTTCAAGTATTACCATGAGTTGCGATCATGGGCTATGA
- the LOC101754938 gene encoding uncharacterized protein LOC101754938 isoform X2: MGKPVDVELGGAGGLGIAGGGGGGGGCVGGCGAIGRAVSFRCVFVLLLAAGVLVPALFLLVPSRHEGYVSDDPDVLAAEIKVGFTLEKPVSFLTSHIDKLGNDIFEEIGVPNSKISIVSMQPLTSKYSTNVVFGVLPYPKDAAISLPALSVLKSSLIEMMLQHVNLSLTPSLFGHPSSFELMRFPGGITVIPSQPGSPWADTYPLFNFVLNNSIYQILGNLTELKDQLKLGLNLRSYEKIYLQFRNEIGSSIEAPATIDALVLDGSSNLLPDRLKQLAQLITEPDVGNLGLNHSVFGKVKGVQLSSYLQHKISDLSPSPSPSPSPSPSPSPSQSPIPSMPPSLSPFGNNPHPSPPTYMNPNHPPQALPPSRSRYPCFPCFRCNRFPPAGSPIVKPPCIGRDPKLPPFMHSPKPSAVPSPPNPNRFPKTVPRPTSPMMPVPSPSVFHHSVPPRKKQNSKASNVPSIAPSPYTLLHT; encoded by the exons ATGGGGAAGCCCGTCGATGtggagctcggcggcgcggggggcCTCGGGatcgcgggcggcgggggcgggggcggaggctgCGTGGGAGGCTGCGGCGCGATCGGGCGGGCGGTGTCGTTCCGGTGCGTGTTCGTGCTCCTGCTCGCCGCGGGGGTGCTCGTCCCGGCGCTGTTCCTGCTCGTGCCCTCGCGCCACGAGGGGTACGTCTCCGACGACCCCGACGTGCTCGCCG CTGAAATCAAAGTTGGTTTCACTTTGGAAAAGCCAGTGTCATTCCTTACTTCTCACATAGACAAACTAGGGAATGACATATTTGAAGAGATTGGTGTACCTAATAGCAAG ATTTCCATTGTTTCAATGCAGCCCTTAACCTCTAAATACTCCACAAATGTTGTTTTTGGTGTCCTTCCTTATCCAAAAGATGCTGCGATAAGTTTGCCAGCCCTAAGTGTGCTAAAATCATCCTTGATAGAGATGATGCTCCAGCATGTGAACCTATCCTTAACACCATCACTTTTTGGGCATCCATCTTCCTTTGAACTGATGAGGTTCCCTGGAGGAATTACTGTCATACCTTCACAGCCTGGTTCTCCATGGGCGGATACATACCCCCTATTCAACTTTGTGTTGAACAACTCCATTTATCAGATCCTGGGTAATCTTACGGAGCTAAAGGATCAGCTGAAACTTGGATTAAACTTGAGGTCATATGAG AAAATATATTTGCAGTTCAGGAATGAGATTGGTTCTTCAATTGAAGCTCCAGCAACTATTGATGCATTGGTGTTAGATGGAAGCAGTAATCTTTTACCAGATAGATTGAAACAACTAGCTCAGCTAATCACAGAACCTGATGTAGGTAATCTTGGCCTTAATCACTCTGTATTTGGTAAAGTAAAGGGTGTTCAGCTGTCATCATACCTACAACACAAGATCTCTGATTTATCTCCTAGTCCATCTCCTTCgccttctccatctccatctccatcaccatcacaatcacctattccaagtatgccaccatCCTTGTCACCTTTTGGGAACAACCCCCACCCTTCACCTCCGACATATATGAACCCGAACCACCCTCCTCAGGCTTTGCCCCCTTCACGGAGCAGATACCCTTGCTTTCCATGTTTTAGATGTAATCGCTTTCCTCCAGCTGGTAGTCCAATTGTAAAACCTCCTTGCATTGGTAGAGACCCTAAGCTACCCCCATTTATGCATTCGCCAAAGCCATCTGCTGTTCCTTCCCCTCCAAACCCCAATCGTTTTCCAAAAACAGTCCCTAGACCCACTTCTCCAATGATGCCAGTACCTTCACCCTCGGTGTTTCATCATTCGGTACCCCCAAGGAAGAAGCAGAACAGCAAAGCATCTAATGTCCCTTCAATAGCTCCATCACCGTATA CTCTCCTTCATACTTGA